Proteins co-encoded in one Flavobacterium fluviale genomic window:
- a CDS encoding FAD-dependent oxidoreductase, protein MFDVLIIGGGVSGMSCALVLGSAKNKTFVTDKKIGIFTHQKNSSLQEAIFYNAYGITPGKLGSELLTESTQDLAITYPHITQIPNEKVIRLEGSYPEFTVVTNKNSYKTKNIVVGIGSANTFAIEGLMQYVEPHKKALSEKQRIQLKNDDHKVAEGIYVIGTLAGWRSQLAIAAGSGAAVATDILTLWNNGVQTHSHDSIR, encoded by the coding sequence ATGTTTGACGTTTTAATTATTGGCGGTGGAGTCTCAGGAATGTCTTGTGCTCTTGTCTTAGGATCCGCAAAAAACAAAACTTTTGTTACTGACAAAAAAATCGGGATTTTTACTCATCAGAAAAATTCTTCTTTACAAGAAGCAATCTTTTACAATGCTTATGGTATTACACCAGGCAAATTAGGCTCTGAATTGCTGACTGAAAGCACACAGGATTTGGCGATAACTTATCCGCATATTACTCAAATTCCAAATGAGAAAGTAATTCGACTTGAAGGCAGTTATCCTGAATTTACTGTAGTTACAAACAAAAATTCTTATAAAACAAAAAATATCGTTGTTGGAATTGGTTCTGCTAATACATTTGCTATTGAAGGTTTAATGCAATATGTTGAACCTCATAAAAAAGCACTTTCAGAAAAACAACGCATTCAGCTTAAAAACGACGACCATAAAGTTGCCGAAGGCATTTATGTGATTGGAACTTTAGCTGGCTGGAGAAGCCAACTGGCAATTGCTGCCGGAAGCGGTGCTGCTGTCGCAACTGATATTCTAACTTTATGGAATAATGGTGTGCAGACTCATTCGCACGATAGTATTCGATAA
- a CDS encoding nuclear transport factor 2 family protein has product MKIETVINAEIELLTAVKNSDISALETILHDDLLFNLPDGQTITKELDLNSYRSGKMKIDFLEASDQIINVIDNSAVVAVTISLKGSYDNNPVNGVFKYIRVWKQFESNLKVIAGSCIQLA; this is encoded by the coding sequence ATGAAAATAGAAACCGTTATTAATGCAGAGATCGAACTTCTAACTGCTGTTAAAAATTCGGATATTTCTGCTTTGGAAACAATCCTGCACGATGATTTATTATTCAATCTTCCAGATGGACAAACGATCACTAAAGAATTAGATTTGAATTCCTATCGTTCCGGAAAAATGAAAATTGATTTTTTAGAAGCTTCAGATCAAATTATAAATGTGATAGATAACTCTGCTGTTGTTGCAGTTACTATTTCATTAAAAGGAAGTTATGATAACAATCCAGTAAATGGGGTTTTTAAATACATCAGGGTTTGGAAACAATTTGAAAGTAACTTAAAAGTCATTGCAGGAAGTTGTATACAGCTGGCATAA
- a CDS encoding S41 family peptidase translates to MKFNPKYLPIVIGATFALGTVAGSFMNAPADDQLLAKNYSKTKLNKLIDFINNEYVDSINTDSIVNLTVDNILSKLDPHSVYIPPSEQAEVAESMKGDFVGIGINFYMYKDSVAIIKPIENGPSAKAGLKSGDRILFAGKTKLYGRRLPSDSLFSKLKGLQGSEIELTVFRKSEQKKLKFKVKRDVIPIKSVDASLMIGNNVGYIKINRFAETTFNEFKTGLTRLRQKGIQSLVIDLRDNGGGYMEEAIAIADEFLKDKQLIVFTKSKNGTTEKTYATKAGSFETGKVYVLINENSASASEILAGAIQDNDRGTIVGRRSFGKGLVQREMDFNDGSAVRLTVARYYTPTGRSIQKPYKKGIDEYFKESELRIATGELYAKDSIKVADSLKFKTPKGKIVYGGGGIVPDVFVPMEAEHGNENVAYLLQTGIVGHFVFEELDKDRNAFTGLSFAAFLNKMKTSDVYFKKFKNYILMTGLDLKLDKTKPLVNRYITAEFARQLYGELYYYDVMLKDDAMIKTILNPKK, encoded by the coding sequence ATGAAATTTAACCCAAAATATTTGCCAATAGTAATTGGAGCGACTTTTGCTCTAGGAACGGTCGCAGGAAGCTTTATGAATGCTCCTGCCGATGACCAGCTTTTGGCCAAAAATTACTCTAAAACCAAACTCAATAAATTAATTGATTTTATCAACAATGAATATGTTGACAGCATCAATACAGATTCTATCGTAAATCTAACGGTAGATAATATTCTTTCCAAATTAGATCCGCATTCTGTTTATATTCCGCCAAGTGAACAAGCAGAAGTTGCCGAAAGTATGAAAGGTGACTTCGTGGGAATCGGGATTAATTTCTATATGTACAAAGACTCTGTTGCGATTATAAAACCGATCGAAAACGGACCTTCAGCGAAAGCGGGACTCAAATCTGGAGACCGAATTTTATTTGCCGGAAAAACCAAATTATACGGTAGAAGATTACCTTCAGACAGCTTATTTTCAAAATTAAAAGGTCTGCAGGGTTCGGAAATTGAATTGACGGTTTTTAGAAAATCAGAACAAAAGAAACTGAAGTTTAAAGTAAAAAGAGATGTTATTCCAATTAAAAGCGTTGATGCTTCTTTGATGATTGGAAATAATGTCGGATACATCAAAATCAATCGTTTTGCCGAAACGACTTTTAATGAATTCAAAACTGGTTTAACAAGACTCAGACAAAAAGGAATTCAATCACTTGTAATTGATCTTCGTGACAACGGAGGCGGTTATATGGAAGAAGCAATTGCAATTGCAGATGAATTTTTAAAAGACAAGCAGCTGATTGTTTTTACGAAAAGTAAAAATGGTACGACTGAAAAAACGTATGCAACAAAAGCAGGCAGTTTCGAAACTGGAAAAGTATATGTTTTAATTAACGAAAACAGTGCTTCTGCCAGCGAAATTCTAGCTGGAGCGATCCAAGATAATGACCGCGGTACAATTGTAGGCCGACGTTCTTTTGGAAAAGGTTTAGTGCAGCGTGAAATGGATTTTAACGATGGATCGGCTGTAAGGCTGACTGTTGCGCGTTACTACACGCCAACTGGAAGGTCAATTCAGAAACCTTATAAAAAAGGAATTGATGAATATTTTAAAGAATCAGAATTGAGAATTGCTACGGGAGAATTATACGCAAAAGACAGTATAAAAGTGGCTGATTCTTTAAAATTCAAAACTCCGAAAGGTAAAATCGTTTACGGTGGCGGCGGAATTGTTCCTGACGTTTTTGTTCCGATGGAAGCTGAGCATGGAAATGAAAATGTTGCTTATCTTTTACAGACCGGAATTGTAGGTCATTTTGTTTTTGAAGAATTAGATAAAGACCGAAATGCCTTTACGGGACTTAGTTTTGCTGCGTTTTTAAACAAAATGAAAACATCAGATGTCTACTTTAAAAAATTCAAAAACTATATTTTGATGACGGGTCTGGATTTAAAATTAGATAAAACCAAACCGCTTGTAAATCGATATATAACTGCCGAATTTGCGAGACAGCTGTATGGAGAATTGTATTATTATGACGTCATGTTGAAAGATGATGCGATGATAAAAACAATTCTGAATCCGAAGAAATAA
- a CDS encoding deoxycytidylate deaminase, which yields MEEKKLNKYDKAYLRIAKEWSLLSYCKRKQVGAIIVKDRMIISDGYNGTPSGFENCCEDEDGLTRWDVLHAEANAILKVARSTQSCEGATLYITLSPCKECSKLIHQSGIRRVVYKDGYRDDSGIQFLIKAGVEVEHIPVLEE from the coding sequence ATGGAAGAAAAAAAGCTGAATAAATACGATAAAGCATATCTGCGAATTGCAAAAGAGTGGAGCCTGCTTTCGTACTGTAAAAGAAAACAAGTTGGTGCCATAATAGTAAAAGACAGAATGATCATTTCTGACGGTTACAACGGAACGCCGTCTGGTTTTGAAAATTGCTGCGAAGATGAAGATGGATTGACGCGCTGGGATGTATTACATGCCGAAGCAAATGCAATTCTAAAAGTAGCGAGATCAACGCAGTCTTGTGAAGGTGCAACATTATATATTACACTTTCGCCTTGTAAAGAATGCAGTAAATTAATACATCAATCTGGAATTAGAAGAGTCGTCTACAAAGACGGATATCGCGATGATTCTGGGATTCAATTTTTAATAAAAGCGGGTGTCGAAGTAGAACATATTCCGGTTTTAGAAGAGTAA
- a CDS encoding HupE/UreJ family protein: MSQFWIYFQIGLKHVLDINAYDHVLFLIALTVPYLFKDWKRIFLLVSLFTIGHTLALILSVYGIITIKVDLVEFLIPITILITALYHLFTAGKTSKNDGVNLVFFITLFFGIIHGLGFSNYFKTILGGSATSKLLPLGEFALGIEAAQLVVVFVVLVISYIVQTVFRFSKRDWALVMSAFIIGVVIPMIIESPIWNR; the protein is encoded by the coding sequence ATGTCACAATTTTGGATTTATTTTCAAATAGGATTAAAACACGTTTTAGATATTAACGCTTACGATCACGTTCTTTTTTTAATTGCTTTAACGGTTCCGTATTTGTTTAAGGACTGGAAAAGAATTTTTCTATTAGTTTCCTTATTTACAATCGGCCACACATTGGCTTTAATCCTTTCTGTTTACGGAATAATAACAATAAAAGTAGATCTTGTAGAGTTCTTGATACCCATTACAATTTTGATAACGGCTCTCTATCATCTGTTTACAGCTGGAAAGACTTCAAAAAATGATGGTGTGAATCTAGTATTTTTCATAACTTTATTCTTTGGTATTATTCACGGTTTAGGTTTCTCCAATTATTTCAAAACAATATTAGGAGGGTCTGCAACTTCAAAATTGTTACCTTTGGGAGAGTTTGCCTTAGGAATTGAAGCTGCGCAGCTTGTAGTGGTTTTTGTTGTTTTGGTAATTTCATATATAGTGCAGACTGTTTTTCGTTTTTCAAAACGCGATTGGGCACTAGTAATGTCGGCTTTCATTATTGGAGTTGTAATTCCGATGATTATTGAAAGTCCAATTTGGAACAGATAA
- a CDS encoding TerB family tellurite resistance protein: MPFSELFDNEFKQRNRGHFSAIVRVAFADGKISKEEQEFLDKIASTLQISEDEYKEILADPWKHPINPPYLYTQRLERLYDLARMVHVDHHLGDLQEVMLTRMGLALGFTPGNVNYIIRKALSLVDKKVDLDTFLFEMENMNK; encoded by the coding sequence ATGCCATTTTCAGAATTATTTGATAACGAATTCAAACAAAGAAACAGAGGTCATTTCTCTGCAATTGTGCGTGTAGCTTTTGCAGACGGAAAAATTAGTAAAGAAGAACAAGAGTTTTTAGATAAAATTGCTTCTACATTACAAATTTCAGAAGACGAATATAAAGAAATTCTTGCTGATCCTTGGAAACACCCAATAAACCCACCTTACTTATATACACAACGTTTAGAGCGTTTATATGATTTAGCAAGAATGGTTCATGTAGATCATCACTTAGGAGACCTGCAAGAAGTTATGCTGACTCGTATGGGATTAGCATTAGGTTTCACTCCAGGAAACGTAAACTATATCATTAGAAAAGCATTGTCTTTAGTTGACAAAAAAGTAGATTTAGATACTTTCCTATTCGAAATGGAAAATATGAACAAGTAA
- the fbp gene encoding class 1 fructose-bisphosphatase, whose translation MEERNKTLGEFIIENQKAFQYSSGELSRIINSIRLAAKVVNHKVNQAGLVDIIGAVGEQNIQGEDQQKLDVYANEVFIQTLINREIVCGIASEENDDFITVQGSDNCHNNKYVILMDPLDGSSNIDVNVSVGTIFSVFRRITPIGTPVTSEDFLQPGINQVAAGYVIYGTSTMLVYTTGYGVNGFTLNPAIGTFYLSHPNMKFPKDGHIYSVNEGNYVHFPQGVKNYIKYCQREEGDRPYTSRYIGSLVADFHRNMIKGGVYIYPTSSKAPKGKLRLLYECNPMAFLAEQAGGKATDGFGRIMEIQPTELHQRVPFFCGSYNMVEKAEEFMAAE comes from the coding sequence ATGGAAGAACGCAATAAAACACTGGGAGAGTTTATTATTGAGAACCAAAAAGCATTTCAGTATTCGTCGGGAGAACTCTCGCGAATTATTAACTCTATTCGATTGGCGGCAAAGGTGGTCAATCATAAAGTAAACCAAGCGGGTTTAGTGGATATTATAGGCGCTGTAGGCGAACAGAATATTCAGGGCGAAGACCAGCAAAAATTAGATGTCTATGCAAACGAAGTATTTATCCAGACGTTAATAAACCGTGAGATTGTCTGTGGTATTGCTTCTGAAGAAAACGACGATTTTATTACAGTTCAGGGGAGCGACAACTGTCATAATAATAAGTACGTGATCTTAATGGATCCGCTTGACGGATCTTCAAACATTGATGTTAATGTTTCTGTGGGAACTATTTTTTCTGTTTTCAGAAGAATTACTCCAATAGGAACTCCGGTAACAAGCGAGGATTTTTTACAGCCGGGAATCAATCAAGTTGCAGCAGGCTATGTAATTTATGGAACTTCGACAATGCTGGTTTACACAACAGGCTATGGAGTAAATGGGTTTACCTTAAACCCAGCGATTGGAACGTTTTATCTTTCGCACCCAAATATGAAGTTTCCAAAAGACGGACACATCTATTCGGTGAACGAAGGTAATTATGTTCATTTTCCGCAGGGAGTAAAAAATTACATTAAATACTGCCAGCGCGAAGAAGGGGACAGGCCTTATACCTCGAGATATATAGGAAGTCTCGTTGCCGATTTTCATCGAAATATGATCAAAGGCGGTGTGTATATTTATCCAACAAGTTCAAAAGCGCCAAAAGGAAAATTACGTTTATTATATGAATGTAATCCAATGGCATTTCTTGCAGAACAAGCTGGTGGAAAAGCAACAGACGGTTTTGGAAGAATTATGGAAATCCAGCCGACAGAACTGCACCAAAGAGTTCCGTTTTTCTGCGGAAGTTATAATATGGTAGAAAAAGCTGAGGAGTTTATGGCAGCTGAGTAA
- a CDS encoding GNAT family N-acetyltransferase, with the protein MNIRKGNPEDMKSVLGLIQELAIFEKEPEAVVITEEDLIRDGFGEKPLFHVFVAEIENDEKQKEIVGIALYYYRYSTWKGKTIHLEDLIVKEKMRGTGLGSALYAEIMKQGKKDGVRRVEWNVLAWNTPAVNFYKNSGAKILEDWQVVQMDEAGVNSFLEKL; encoded by the coding sequence ATGAATATTAGAAAAGGAAATCCTGAAGACATGAAATCGGTGTTGGGGCTAATTCAGGAGCTGGCAATATTCGAAAAAGAGCCTGAAGCGGTTGTCATTACAGAAGAGGATTTAATACGTGATGGTTTTGGCGAAAAACCACTTTTTCATGTTTTTGTTGCAGAGATCGAAAACGACGAAAAACAAAAAGAAATAGTTGGAATTGCATTATACTATTACCGTTATTCTACTTGGAAAGGAAAAACAATACACCTTGAAGATTTAATAGTTAAAGAAAAGATGCGAGGCACAGGTTTAGGTTCTGCCCTTTATGCCGAAATAATGAAGCAAGGCAAGAAAGATGGAGTACGAAGAGTAGAATGGAATGTTTTAGCCTGGAATACACCAGCAGTTAATTTTTACAAGAATTCTGGCGCAAAAATTCTAGAAGACTGGCAAGTGGTGCAAATGGACGAAGCTGGAGTTAATTCCTTCTTGGAAAAATTATAA
- a CDS encoding aspartate kinase, with product MRVFKFGGASVKDADGIKNVYDVLQKVGYEDVILVVSAMGKTTNALEVVIKNYFDKSAELSSSVQEIKKYHNQILLDLFEDEKHEVFGAVNAQFAELEYFLSHNKSPNYNFVYDQVVSFGELISTNILSHYMNFRGIQTQWLDVRNFIKTNANYRDAEVDWETTQQLISKNVPRKTLNITQGFLGADENNFTTTLGREGSDYTAGIFAYCLNAESVTIWKDVPGVMNADPRYFENASLLNQISYREAIELAFYGATVIHPKTLQPLQKKEIPLYVKSFINPLLKGTCVSKGVDLEPQYPCFIVKREQLLISLSSIDFSFIMEENISEIFGLFHEFKIKVNLIQNSAISFSVCVEDKFGNFNDLNAILSKKFKVDFNENVTLYTIRHFNQDAAHTVEANKEVLLKQVSRETMQIVTKELN from the coding sequence ATGAGAGTATTTAAATTTGGAGGAGCATCGGTAAAAGATGCAGATGGAATTAAAAACGTATACGACGTTTTACAGAAAGTGGGTTATGAAGATGTAATATTGGTAGTTTCGGCGATGGGTAAAACTACAAATGCTCTTGAAGTTGTTATCAAAAATTACTTTGACAAATCGGCAGAATTGAGTTCTTCTGTACAAGAAATAAAAAAATATCACAATCAAATATTACTAGATTTATTTGAAGACGAAAAACATGAAGTTTTTGGAGCTGTAAATGCGCAGTTTGCCGAACTTGAATATTTTTTATCGCATAATAAATCTCCAAACTATAACTTTGTTTACGATCAAGTAGTAAGTTTTGGAGAATTAATTTCTACTAATATTTTAAGTCATTATATGAATTTCAGAGGAATTCAGACGCAATGGCTTGACGTTCGTAATTTCATCAAAACCAATGCAAATTATAGAGATGCAGAAGTAGATTGGGAAACTACACAACAGCTTATCAGCAAAAATGTTCCGAGAAAAACATTGAATATTACACAAGGATTTTTAGGTGCAGACGAGAACAATTTCACTACAACTTTAGGACGTGAAGGTTCTGATTATACTGCAGGAATTTTTGCTTACTGCTTAAATGCCGAAAGCGTAACGATCTGGAAAGACGTTCCTGGAGTTATGAATGCCGATCCGCGTTATTTTGAAAATGCGAGTTTGTTAAACCAGATTTCGTATCGTGAAGCTATCGAATTGGCATTTTACGGTGCAACGGTAATTCACCCAAAAACATTACAGCCTTTACAGAAAAAAGAAATTCCGTTATACGTAAAATCTTTTATCAATCCGTTATTAAAAGGAACTTGTGTTTCTAAAGGAGTTGATTTGGAACCTCAGTATCCATGTTTTATTGTAAAAAGAGAGCAGCTTTTAATTTCGCTTTCATCAATTGATTTTTCTTTTATTATGGAAGAAAATATTAGTGAGATCTTCGGATTATTCCATGAATTTAAAATCAAAGTAAACTTGATTCAGAACTCTGCCATTAGTTTCTCTGTTTGTGTGGAAGATAAATTTGGAAATTTCAACGATTTGAATGCGATTCTTTCGAAAAAATTCAAAGTTGACTTTAATGAAAATGTAACACTTTATACGATTCGTCACTTTAATCAAGACGCTGCTCATACTGTTGAGGCCAACAAAGAAGTTTTATTAAAACAAGTCAGCCGCGAAACGATGCAGATTGTGACTAAGGAGCTAAATTAA
- a CDS encoding glycosyltransferase, whose amino-acid sequence MSIDYSANKTILVAPLNWGLGHATRCIPIIKALQENNYIPIIASDGVALALLRKEFPYIQTLELPSYHIEYAKNGKNFKWKLIKNLPKMITAILDEKKMVNSWIKKYGIDGIISDNRLGVFSKKVPSVFMTHQLNVMTGNTTWFTSKCHQHFIKKYTECWVPDTNDAVNLTGDLGHLKNSELNLKYIGPLSRMKKKDTPKIYDLMIILSGPEPQRTYLDEKLQKEAAKYPGKVVFVQGIIQKSQEKWQAGNITYYNFMNSKQLEQTFNESEFVLCRSGYTTVMDLAKLGKKAFFIPTPGQYEQEYLAIKLQDENLVPYAMQDDFTIEDLSKVKSFKGLSQFENSIDWDSLFKVFEDNSQ is encoded by the coding sequence ATGAGCATTGATTACTCTGCGAATAAAACTATTTTAGTAGCTCCATTAAATTGGGGACTTGGCCATGCAACTCGATGCATTCCCATTATTAAAGCGCTTCAGGAGAATAATTATATTCCCATTATTGCTTCTGATGGTGTTGCTCTGGCTTTACTGCGAAAAGAGTTTCCTTATATACAAACTTTAGAACTGCCTTCTTATCATATTGAATATGCAAAGAATGGTAAAAACTTTAAATGGAAGCTGATTAAAAATCTTCCTAAAATGATTACGGCTATTTTAGATGAGAAAAAAATGGTCAATAGCTGGATCAAAAAATACGGTATTGATGGTATAATTTCAGATAACAGATTAGGGGTTTTCAGCAAAAAAGTGCCTTCTGTTTTTATGACACATCAATTGAATGTGATGACTGGAAATACTACTTGGTTTACGAGTAAATGTCATCAGCATTTTATTAAAAAATATACCGAATGCTGGGTTCCTGATACAAATGATGCAGTAAATCTTACTGGAGACTTAGGTCATCTTAAAAACAGTGAACTCAATTTAAAATATATTGGACCGCTGAGCCGCATGAAGAAAAAGGATACTCCTAAAATATATGATCTGATGATTATACTTTCAGGACCTGAGCCGCAGCGCACTTACCTAGATGAAAAGCTGCAGAAAGAAGCAGCAAAATATCCGGGTAAAGTAGTTTTTGTACAGGGAATTATTCAAAAATCGCAGGAAAAATGGCAGGCAGGAAATATAACGTACTATAATTTCATGAATTCGAAACAGCTGGAACAAACTTTCAACGAAAGCGAATTTGTGCTATGCCGATCTGGTTATACTACTGTTATGGATTTGGCAAAATTGGGTAAAAAAGCTTTTTTTATTCCAACGCCTGGTCAATATGAACAAGAATATCTGGCGATAAAACTTCAAGACGAAAATTTAGTACCGTACGCCATGCAAGACGACTTTACTATTGAAGATTTATCAAAAGTAAAGTCGTTTAAAGGATTGTCCCAATTTGAAAATTCTATCGACTGGGATTCCTTATTTAAAGTTTTTGAAGATAATTCTCAATAA
- a CDS encoding porin — protein sequence MIKRKLLAVLLLLTCAANAQETNKQELNKQDVKNEVMRILDSINKAKLPDTKSGGGIEEHWYDRISLRGYAQIRYNGLFSTNDKVSCEQCDKSWGTTSTAPDAKANNGLFIRRARLVFSGQVHPNVFFYFQPDFASSPSTGIQNFVQIRDLYFDLSFDKKKEYRVRVGQSKIPYGFENMQSSSQRLSLDRADGINSAIQNERDLGIFFYWAPAEIRERFAMLVRDGYKGSGDFGVFAFGVYNGQIANKLDGNRDLNVVTRVSYPFVIGSQIIEPGIQAYTGKWAFTGEISSGVIVNDPQYVKDQRVGATFVLYPKPFGIQTEYNIGTGPRYNPQTNTVDETDLNGGYVLLNYKWDLKKQHIYPFAKFQYYDGGKKYEKDARSYVVRDYELGVEWQPIKAFELTASYVIADRTFEDSALPINRQQGNVLRLQAQFNF from the coding sequence ATGATAAAAAGAAAACTATTAGCAGTTTTATTACTGTTAACTTGTGCAGCCAATGCGCAGGAAACAAACAAGCAGGAACTAAACAAACAGGATGTAAAAAACGAAGTAATGCGTATTTTAGATTCTATCAACAAAGCAAAACTTCCAGACACAAAATCTGGAGGTGGAATTGAAGAACATTGGTACGACAGAATCTCTTTAAGAGGTTATGCTCAAATTAGATACAATGGTCTATTTTCTACAAATGATAAAGTTTCTTGTGAGCAATGCGATAAATCTTGGGGAACAACTTCTACAGCTCCAGATGCAAAAGCAAACAACGGACTTTTTATCCGCCGTGCGCGTTTAGTGTTTTCGGGTCAGGTCCATCCAAATGTATTTTTCTATTTTCAGCCGGATTTTGCCAGTTCTCCAAGTACTGGAATTCAGAACTTCGTACAAATTCGTGACCTTTATTTCGATCTTTCCTTCGATAAGAAAAAAGAATACCGAGTTCGTGTAGGGCAGAGTAAAATTCCATATGGTTTCGAAAATATGCAGTCGAGTTCACAGCGTCTGAGTTTGGATCGTGCTGATGGAATCAACAGCGCCATTCAAAATGAGCGTGATTTGGGTATATTCTTTTATTGGGCTCCTGCAGAAATTAGAGAGCGTTTTGCGATGCTTGTTCGAGACGGCTATAAAGGTTCTGGTGATTTTGGGGTATTTGCTTTTGGAGTTTACAATGGACAGATTGCAAATAAACTAGACGGAAATAGAGATCTAAATGTTGTTACAAGGGTATCTTATCCATTTGTAATTGGAAGTCAGATTATAGAACCAGGAATTCAGGCTTATACAGGAAAATGGGCTTTTACGGGAGAAATATCATCTGGAGTTATAGTTAACGATCCGCAGTATGTAAAAGATCAGCGAGTAGGGGCAACATTTGTTTTATATCCAAAACCATTCGGAATCCAGACAGAATATAACATTGGAACAGGGCCTCGATACAATCCACAAACCAATACTGTTGACGAAACAGATTTGAACGGAGGTTACGTTTTATTAAACTACAAATGGGATCTTAAAAAACAGCATATTTATCCTTTCGCTAAATTTCAATATTATGACGGAGGAAAAAAATACGAGAAAGATGCCAGAAGTTATGTCGTTAGAGATTATGAATTAGGTGTCGAATGGCAGCCAATTAAGGCATTTGAATTAACAGCATCTTATGTAATTGCAGATAGAACTTTTGAAGACAGCGCGCTTCCAATAAACAGACAGCAGGGAAATGTGCTAAGATTACAAGCACAGTTTAATTTCTAA
- a CDS encoding sensor histidine kinase translates to MKINFKKTYKFAIKSALYISLFTTAFVLMLMSLFYKNQLKHQVAFGIIFIIVIYIFSFLVLQYRVERFIYRRVKKIYDEVSLLESTTLINQPINTDMETLSREVKKFATDKKLEIEMLEIREQYRREFLGNVSHELKTPLFTVQGYVSTLLDGAMDDKHIRKKYLKRAEKGVERLIYIVEDLDMITKLESGDLDLNMTDFDIVELIQNVFDLLEMKADKKKIKLAFESKNVQSVIIRGDQDRIQQVLENLIVNSIKYGKEGGLTEVGVVNLTKKKVLIRISDNGEGVEKQNIPRLFERFYRVDKSGTRSEGGSGLGLAIVKHIIEAHKEKVYVESEFGIGSEFSFTLEKAFKNQKTDVKKS, encoded by the coding sequence ATGAAAATTAATTTTAAAAAAACATACAAATTTGCCATTAAATCGGCATTGTATATCAGTCTCTTTACGACAGCATTTGTACTGATGTTAATGTCATTATTTTATAAAAATCAATTAAAACATCAAGTTGCGTTTGGAATAATTTTTATTATCGTAATCTATATTTTCTCTTTTCTGGTTTTACAATATCGTGTAGAACGCTTTATTTACCGAAGAGTAAAGAAAATTTACGATGAGGTTTCGTTATTAGAATCAACAACTCTTATCAATCAGCCGATTAATACCGATATGGAAACGCTTTCGCGTGAAGTGAAAAAGTTTGCGACCGATAAAAAACTCGAAATCGAAATGCTCGAAATTCGCGAACAGTACCGAAGAGAGTTTTTAGGAAACGTTTCGCACGAACTTAAAACACCTTTGTTTACTGTGCAAGGTTATGTTTCGACTTTGCTCGACGGAGCAATGGATGATAAACACATTCGTAAAAAATATTTAAAACGTGCTGAAAAAGGAGTAGAGCGTTTGATATATATAGTCGAAGATTTGGATATGATCACCAAATTAGAATCGGGCGATTTAGATTTAAATATGACTGATTTTGATATCGTTGAGCTGATTCAAAATGTTTTTGATTTATTGGAAATGAAAGCCGATAAAAAGAAAATCAAATTGGCTTTCGAAAGTAAAAATGTCCAGTCAGTTATCATTCGAGGTGATCAAGACAGAATTCAACAGGTTTTAGAAAACCTAATTGTAAACTCTATTAAATACGGAAAAGAAGGCGGCTTGACCGAAGTCGGCGTTGTAAACTTAACTAAGAAAAAAGTCTTGATTCGTATTAGTGATAACGGAGAAGGAGTTGAAAAACAAAATATTCCAAGGCTTTTTGAACGTTTTTACCGAGTTGATAAAAGCGGAACCCGTTCTGAAGGAGGTTCTGGTTTAGGATTGGCAATTGTAAAGCATATTATTGAAGCACATAAAGAGAAAGTTTATGTAGAAAGTGAGTTCGGAATTGGTTCAGAATTCTCTTTTACGCTCGAAAAAGCATTTAAAAATCAAAAAACCGACGTTAAAAAATCGTAA